The sequence ATTTATTATGGTTTATGTAGAAGTTTATAGACAAAGAGGACATCCACTTGTCAGGTACATACTATTTATGAACTCATAGAATCTAAACACTTAAATGCTGCTCTTATTATGAATTGGTGTTTTCTTGGTTTTTATAAATGGCAGTGCTGACGATATCCGCAACAGTAGAAAGAATCCCAAAGACTTCATCTGGATTCCTTATCCACATACTCGGTAGgtattaattatttttattggTATCACGATCATTGTTATTGAGTCAACTAAATTATTTAGTTCTTGTGCCAACAGTAGTGAGAAGCTATTGTGGATTGAAGTTCCTAGCGAAGGTTTCTTTGCTTCCCAAAGGTATACTATTGTTTTCACTCGCATCTACTATGTTTTCTATCCTAGTTGGCCAGATGAATATTATTAGTGATAGTATGGTGGTTAGTTTACtaggccttgtttggtaaaatatatgattacataaccataaattgataaatgatttagatataatcatttttaagataattttttccaaacacttttttttttcaaataattgattatcttagaatgCAGATCTCAAAAAGGAGATGAAAGAACAATgatttagaatttttttagtttgttgttgtttattttatctctctcttgatagtgtagagaaaataaaaaaaaaagttcaatttgagttttttagaaaaaataatcgattataataaattttcaaaataaCTTTTTTCTGTTTATAGATAATGGAGTTTTTCAGttatgattaaaataaacaaTTATTATAATAGGTACCAAAGAAGtatagaatccattataatctgtATAATGGATTATGAGCTGACAATCCGTTAAAATAATAGTTACAGAACAGACCCAAAGAATACAAATTAACTAGTTTGTTCTTTAATCGTGGCAGTGAACTTCAAGAAGATGTTGAAAATGACCTTGCTGTTGGACGTGAGgaagatttattgttccttgatGGCGAAGATAACAATCCTTATAGATTTTTACCTCCCAAAGATGCTTGGGATCCCCCTGTTTTCTCAGAAGAGATggataaaatattgtatcctgATCTGAAACATATGGAAGATGTGCCTGATTATGAAAAGGCTTTGGAATATTCGAGAATTGCCCTAAAAGCACACGATGATGAGATGGATAAGATAATGTATCCTAATGGACATCCTCCTGTTGTTGAAATGAGTGATTTAGAACTTGAACATTATCAAGTATGGCATATGTAAATTTGAGATAATTGTTACCGGCTCATGGTCATACTCACTTGAAAAGTGTTGTATGCCCAAATAATCAACCTATCCCCTCAAAAACATAGATCTAACGTGCAATTTCAGAGTGAACACATTGGGGTTTACTCGGGTGTTCAGTTACGAAAATGATTTATATCACGGGGTTTCTCGAGTGAGAGAGAAGGGTGGGATTTATTTTAAACCACCGGACCAAGAGAGCACACTCTCACTCGGTATACAACACCGGATCCAACCTGGaagattattaaaaaaaaaaggaccaACGTACTTGCTGGAGTGGGATGCGCTCGTTCCCTATTAGCTCTAGCTTATTTGGCTACTTTATCTACTAAACACAAAAAAGCTTTCTACTTAAGAATAAATTTCTACATACTTCATAATTTTACTGCGACACCATAAAGGTACGCATGGCGGTTTTTTAGGTTAAGATTAAGTCCTATGGCattctaatctagcatctagaaTCGTAGCTAGGACAATCTTTTAGGTCCTATGCCAgttctaatctagcatctagatgcgGTGAGTGTAAAAGTAAAAGTAGACACTTACATGAAACAACAAAAAGTAGTATTAGGTTGGGCTGAATGGAACCACACGTCGAGCTGAAGGGAACATTGCAACCATCTCAACCGTCGGATCAAAAGATAGAAAATTTGATCGACGACTGAGATGGTTGTGTTGTTCATTCAGCTCGACCAAATTCTACTTTTCGCGAGTTTGAGTCCTTTACTATCTTGTGCAATACAAAGAAACTACTATATATTGTggcaacaaaaataaaattttcttccGGGTAAAAGTTTCTCAGGAACGGTCATGGTCGACTTTTGAGTTATATTATATGACCATGGTTAAATAATGAACCCTTGTACAAATAGAAAAACATTATACCAAGATAGGCTGTAAAATTGGACAAACTGATAGGCAGGTGGAAAAAATTATACAAAACATATACTTTCTAGGTAATTCTTAGAGTACCAGCACCTTCAACCCCTGAAATTTCTGATTCATTCTAATTCTTGGGGTCATTAAACTAGAGACATGGTCTATGGAAATCCAGTTCTTCAGGTGAGGAAGCAGGTCCTCCATCATGAAAATCCTGCGAGATTGGAGCATGTGGTGATCTTGCAGGCACTTGATTAACTTCCAtcaagtatggattaaacttgttaagcaccctcaGAATGATGAAGCAAGTTTCATGTTGGAAACTCGTTTTGTGGGATCTTTATCACTCCTCCCGACATCTTCATTCCACATTCAGTTCACCTTCACCACTTTTTCTTGTTGTGCCACATATGCATGATCAAAGTTACGTATTCACAGCCATTGAAATTGTGCGAAAACGATCAGGCAACCCTTCGGCATCACGATTATTGATGTTACTAGTTTCTTCACAGAAGTTTTATAAAATCTTTCCataaaaagtatttttttttcataaatacCATTGATTTGATTTAATGTAAACATATATAATTCCTACAAATACCATTGATTTGATTTAATGTAAATAccattgatttgatttgatttgattcctcttcatccatcgtatacttggAACCACGAATTCTAACATTACTTGGTTGTGATTGTTGTGTTTATTATTGTGCTTGTTTGTGATCGTTGCGATGAGGATGCCATATTTGCTAGTTATGGAATTTATAGAGATTTTTTCTGATAGAGATTGAGTTGATACGAGTAGTTTTGTTTGAAATTAGGGAAAAGTGAGTATTGAGATGATATGAAACTGTGAAATTATGAGATAAAGATGAAGAAGGTGTGGTTTTTAAGTTTAAAGATAGGGTGAATTTATAGGGAAATGAAAGGAATAACAGTCGTTGGATGGCGAGATTGGTAAGTAGCATTGCCGGAGTTGGATCACATGTTGGTGGATTAAACTGGCGATTTTGGGTCACACGCCAACGGTTTTAGATCACATGCATGCCGGTGTGTTTGTGGAGCCGCACAGTTTTTCATCAAGCGCGCGTTTGGTCTACTGCCGCAATCAACAAATCCTCAATTTTGTTGGTTTACCAATcagtttttcatgtttgttgagttcatAGTGGGAACAAAAACAAACTTCaaatttgttgagtccataggaactgctcttagtgGGCGTATGTGTCGACCGTAAAAATTGACCATTTATTTACGGCAAatactctagtaaaaatttcCATCTTGAAATAACGCCCGCAAAAAATACGGATGACTAGTGATTGATCATTAGTGGAATCCTATTAGAAAATGATTGCTAATAATAAATTATGGATAAAGGTTAATTTAGACCTATCGAAAATGTGAAAATTTAAATCTTATCTAAACTATTAGTTAACAAGCTAACATCCGATATGGATTCGTACTATTACATTAAGTTAACATGTTGCCGTGCAAACCTACCAGCGAATCTCATGAGGAACATAGTCAGTCGGTTTTGATAAGAAAAAGGAATCAAGATTTGGTTCCTCATATATCTCCACACAAAAAAATTGTGCATAGTTTCCCTAGAGTCCGTGTTAAAAAAAGATTACAtatgttaatttttatttttgtacgtAGGTAATAACTCTGTATTGAGGAATGATATGGTCTATAGAAGAAAATACAAACCTTCTTCAGACATAATCAAATTAGCAAACGACATGCATCAAGACTACAATTGGGCAAATGCAGTGTTACCTCCGCCGCTACTTGGCATGGATGTTACGACAATTGACACTTCACAACTTCGGAGGACTAAAATAATTCAAGTGCGTTGGATGAGaaccttgatagacacatttttgtgtctgatataatctcaattgtatatattgttagtgctcgattttgtatttattatggccttttgtgtatttgtaggtatttttgggaaaataaGCTTTGGCGGCGAAATTGGcgcgaaaagtggtttttgtgctcgtggaagaaaattactatacggacactaaatttggataaggggtagcctaattactaaggggcaccttcaggACACCCCAAgaccacctgctattcgcacccccactctggataagggggaggtcatctttaacatttgaaaatgatttttggagggaaaatattgttattcccTAGCAGATTTTCTATCaaagttttgaacgtgttctagggcgattcaatggctgatttttggtaggaagttgtgatatgtcctagcaaacacgttgtgggattttggttcgaccagaattggctataaTTGGCTAGATAATTCACAAGttgaaaacagggaaacacgggcaggaaatgatattcacgggatttggaGAAGATTGAACGTGTTATgtacgtgcatggaagaccctcacagcctgttggagcgtgaaggagttaaatatggtaatttggaggcttgaaaacgcgtgagaagatgaaacaggaaagaaaatattccaagTAAATGCCGAGTAAatatttggaggcttgaaaacgctgaaagaaaatattttctttcactgccgagtaaatgaagatttttgggagtaattgagggagattcaacgagctgtaggtgtataaataggttcctaggatcacatatatgcttgtcgagagtttggggagttagcagagagaagagaacgaagaaatcacgagttgcagacaCCACAGTTCTGCTGCTGcacagctgaagaacacgaagaacagaccagcaGAGACCTTCGTTTATCAACTGTCGTAGTTCACTTTCATTTGCGGCAGTTCTTCAGCGACAGCGGAGCatcgacaacagcacttcagttCTATCGTTGTTTCGAGACTATTTCTGTGGGTCGCAATTAGCTGttttactcaattattttccttttcatcatttgtaaaacacttgtgagcaaTGAATACCAATTTTGagaaagtttacacaatgatgagataAATCCCTTAGtcgaggcaacggaggaagccattgttccatgaaaagtggtataattctattttaattatttcttgcaattattttacatgattatttgcatagaactattatagaaaattgatttttattgagtagttgtgaattattttgatggagcatgctgggttttaaaacttttgatgtttcatgcc comes from Papaver somniferum cultivar HN1 chromosome 7, ASM357369v1, whole genome shotgun sequence and encodes:
- the LOC113299869 gene encoding uncharacterized protein LOC113299869 isoform X2; the encoded protein is MPAGRSSTVEGGDEYKDSVSDPQSSIRLVVSRTNLLGTTLEYGVIAYPDDFSIDSFCIKYENAPDEENIYYRGPASAKLDKNLQKEFHRRLKILGIIPSTTRFLHGYMANRDMCSSDSANSPPTDQSTPESIEATIINDEGIPVHYVVEVYRQRGHPLVSADDIRNSRKNPKDFIWIPYPHTRSEKLLWIEVPSEGFFASQSELQEDVENDLAVGREEDLLFLDGEDNNPYRFLPPKDAWDPPVFSEEMDKILYPDLKHMEDVPDYEKALEYSRIALKAHDDEMDKIMYPNGHPPVVEMSDLELEHYQVWHM